In Candidatus Equadaptatus faecalis, the following are encoded in one genomic region:
- a CDS encoding ribonuclease HII gives MNYPVIAGTDEAGRGPLAGPVVASAVILTREQRNILIAEGLRDSKKMTEKARDRLFETICRIGVVWRAQAATPYRIDRTNILAASLWCMRRSVEQLPVWPDLTLVDGNRRIPGLMSEQKCIVKGDDKVPAISAASVVAKILRDRVMLELDKIYPEYGFAGHKGYPSAMHREILKKLGPSPVHRLSFRGVVLQNES, from the coding sequence ATGAATTATCCTGTCATTGCCGGAACCGATGAGGCGGGCAGAGGACCTTTGGCAGGTCCAGTAGTCGCTTCTGCCGTTATTTTGACCCGCGAACAAAGAAATATTCTTATTGCCGAGGGTTTGAGAGATTCCAAAAAGATGACGGAAAAGGCGCGTGACAGGCTGTTTGAAACAATATGCCGCATAGGCGTGGTGTGGCGTGCCCAGGCTGCCACTCCGTACAGAATTGACAGAACGAACATACTTGCCGCGTCGCTCTGGTGCATGAGGCGTTCGGTAGAGCAGCTTCCCGTGTGGCCTGACCTGACGCTTGTGGACGGCAACCGGAGAATTCCCGGACTTATGTCGGAACAGAAATGCATTGTCAAGGGCGACGACAAAGTCCCCGCAATATCGGCGGCTTCCGTTGTGGCTAAGATTCTGCGCGACAGGGTTATGCTTGAACTTGACAAAATATATCCCGAATACGGTTTTGCGGGGCACAAGGGCTATCCCTCCGCCATGCACAGGGAAATCCTTAAAAAGCTTGGTCCGTCTCCCGTGCACAGACTGTCTTTCAGGGGAGTTGTACTGCAGAATGAGTCTTGA
- a CDS encoding 50S ribosome-binding GTPase → MGRTVWFPGHMAKGRRQLEALAKNLDLIIEVRDARAPSLTSSPLIRLFAGSIKTAVVLSKADLADEKISRLWVAELRKQGLLAWALDLRKGGVPQLKKSLLALKPQHRDLRLAVVGVPNVGKSMLINQLAGRRSVPVGGIPGVTKGVSWIKGDGFLLVDSPGILDPHGDAGAQRIISWIGASRGEVIGSMSEHAKQCAEFLISHGLWTPVENAWGISVEGNGSEIVDKIGRRLGKLVAGGEVDCEAAGKAMLNALAAGKFGRMSFEKPGDAPLWESLK, encoded by the coding sequence ATGGGCCGCACAGTCTGGTTCCCCGGACATATGGCAAAAGGCAGGCGTCAGCTTGAAGCGCTTGCCAAAAATCTTGACCTGATTATAGAGGTGCGCGACGCGCGCGCGCCTTCTCTTACTTCGTCGCCTCTTATCAGGCTTTTCGCCGGCAGCATAAAAACCGCAGTCGTTTTATCGAAGGCAGATCTTGCCGACGAAAAAATCAGCCGCCTCTGGGTGGCAGAACTGCGAAAACAGGGACTTCTCGCATGGGCTCTTGACCTTCGCAAGGGCGGAGTTCCACAGCTGAAAAAATCTCTTCTTGCTTTAAAACCGCAGCACCGCGATCTGCGTCTGGCGGTAGTCGGAGTTCCAAACGTCGGAAAATCAATGCTTATAAATCAGCTCGCAGGGCGCAGAAGCGTCCCCGTAGGCGGCATACCCGGAGTTACAAAAGGCGTTTCCTGGATTAAGGGCGACGGCTTCCTTCTTGTGGATTCTCCCGGTATTCTTGATCCTCACGGGGACGCGGGGGCGCAGAGAATTATCTCCTGGATAGGAGCTTCGCGCGGAGAGGTTATCGGCAGCATGTCGGAACATGCCAAACAATGCGCCGAATTTTTGATTTCGCACGGGCTTTGGACGCCTGTTGAAAACGCGTGGGGAATTTCTGTGGAAGGAAACGGCAGCGAAATAGTTGACAAAATAGGCCGCAGGCTCGGCAAACTTGTCGCCGGCGGGGAAGTGGACTGCGAAGCCGCCGGAAAAGCCATGCTCAACGCTCTCGCGGCAGGAAAATTCGGCAGAATGAGCTTTGAAAAGCCGGGGGATGCCCCGCTTTGGGAGAGCCTTAAATGA
- the lepB gene encoding signal peptidase I: MPKPWWRETLETVLWALALALVLRTFVIQAFWIPSTSMVPTLEISDRVLVAKFWYYLPKISPKRGQIVVFKYPQDTRKDYVKRIIGLPGDTVEMRSGIVYVNGKELFEDYVKNTDDYTMPMITVPEKSYFCLGDNRPNSQDSRFWGFVPHKYLRGPAVVRYWPLNRIGIPK, translated from the coding sequence ATGCCTAAACCCTGGTGGCGCGAGACTCTTGAAACTGTACTTTGGGCGCTTGCGCTTGCTTTAGTGCTGAGAACCTTTGTTATTCAGGCGTTCTGGATTCCGAGCACGTCAATGGTTCCTACGCTGGAAATCAGCGACCGCGTACTGGTGGCAAAATTCTGGTACTACCTGCCCAAGATCTCCCCGAAACGCGGACAGATTGTCGTTTTCAAATATCCCCAGGACACCAGAAAAGATTACGTCAAACGCATTATAGGGCTTCCGGGCGATACAGTTGAAATGCGCAGCGGCATCGTGTACGTGAACGGCAAAGAACTGTTCGAGGATTATGTTAAGAATACGGATGACTACACTATGCCTATGATTACTGTTCCGGAAAAAAGCTATTTCTGCCTTGGAGACAACAGACCGAATTCGCAGGACAGCCGTTTTTGGGGCTTCGTTCCCCATAAATACCTGAGAGGTCCGGCAGTAGTGCGCTACTGGCCGCTGAACAGAATAGGCATACCCAAATAA
- the dapF gene encoding diaminopimelate epimerase encodes MLRFTKMNGNGNDFLVLDNRELKFSAEEMSRMAQKLCRRREAIGADGILVVEPSARLDFTMRLFNRDGSEGEMCGNGARCLARYAFEEKIAGAEMSFETLGGDQHAVVDGKLVALDIAPVCAKDAVLEKTYQDDIAKLTYSYLIVGVPHVVVFENSVRPDEEYTAIGRRMRSCLELFPQGANINFAVKRPDAENSYTAVTYERGVEELTLSCGTGSVAISIAAYLTGRGGETAEIHNPGGINRVRLVRCEDEVKPTLEGLTVRAGEISATEEIL; translated from the coding sequence ATGCTGCGCTTTACCAAAATGAACGGCAACGGGAACGATTTTCTTGTGCTGGACAACAGGGAACTTAAGTTTTCCGCCGAAGAAATGAGCAGAATGGCGCAGAAACTGTGCCGCAGAAGAGAGGCAATAGGTGCCGACGGCATTTTGGTTGTTGAGCCGTCCGCCCGCCTGGACTTTACAATGCGTCTGTTCAACCGCGACGGTTCGGAAGGCGAAATGTGCGGCAACGGAGCACGGTGCCTTGCCCGTTACGCTTTTGAAGAGAAAATCGCCGGAGCTGAAATGTCCTTTGAAACGCTTGGCGGAGATCAGCACGCCGTGGTGGACGGAAAACTGGTTGCGCTTGATATCGCGCCTGTCTGCGCCAAAGACGCCGTTTTGGAGAAAACGTATCAGGACGACATTGCGAAACTGACATACAGCTATCTTATCGTGGGTGTTCCGCACGTTGTCGTGTTTGAAAACTCTGTGCGTCCCGACGAAGAATATACTGCCATAGGACGGCGCATGCGCAGCTGCCTTGAACTTTTTCCGCAGGGCGCAAATATAAATTTTGCGGTAAAACGCCCCGATGCCGAAAACAGCTATACTGCCGTTACGTACGAAAGAGGCGTTGAAGAACTGACGCTTTCCTGCGGAACAGGCAGTGTCGCGATTTCAATAGCCGCGTATCTCACGGGGCGCGGCGGAGAAACAGCTGAAATTCACAATCCCGGCGGAATAAACCGCGTCAGGCTCGTACGCTGCGAAGACGAAGTTAAACCGACGCTGGAAGGTCTTACGGTGCGTGCCGGAGAAATTTCGGCAACAGAAGAAATATTGTGA